A stretch of the Bacillus anthracis str. Vollum genome encodes the following:
- the rsmA gene encoding 16S rRNA (adenine(1518)-N(6)/adenine(1519)-N(6))-dimethyltransferase RsmA, translating to MKDIATPNRTKDIVEKYGFSFKKSLGQNFLIDTNVLNRIVDHAEIGSESGAIEIGPGIGALTEQLAKRAKKVVAFEIDQRLLPILDETLAPYGNVTVINKDVLKADVHEVFSEQFEEGQDVMVVANLPYYITTPILFKLLEEKLPVRGFVVMMQKEVGDRLAAKPGTKEYGSLSIAIQYYTEVETVMTVPRTVFVPQPNVDSAIIRLLKRPKPVVEVTDETFFFEVVRASFAQRRKTLMNNLSNNLNGFPKDKELLDRILTEVGIDPKRRGETLSIEEFATLSNALVLHKLS from the coding sequence ATGAAGGATATCGCAACGCCAAATCGTACGAAAGACATTGTTGAAAAGTATGGATTTTCATTCAAAAAAAGTTTAGGACAAAATTTTTTAATTGATACGAATGTATTAAATCGTATCGTTGATCACGCTGAAATTGGTTCAGAAAGTGGTGCAATTGAAATTGGACCAGGTATCGGTGCATTAACAGAACAATTAGCGAAGCGTGCCAAAAAAGTAGTGGCTTTTGAAATTGATCAAAGGCTATTACCAATTTTAGATGAGACGTTAGCTCCATATGGAAACGTTACAGTTATCAATAAAGATGTACTAAAGGCAGATGTACATGAGGTGTTTAGTGAGCAATTTGAAGAAGGACAAGATGTAATGGTAGTAGCTAACTTACCATACTATATTACAACGCCAATTTTATTTAAATTGCTGGAAGAGAAATTACCGGTTCGTGGATTCGTTGTTATGATGCAAAAAGAAGTTGGGGATCGTTTAGCGGCTAAGCCTGGAACGAAAGAGTACGGTTCTTTATCCATTGCTATTCAGTATTATACAGAGGTAGAAACAGTTATGACTGTACCGCGTACAGTGTTTGTGCCACAACCAAATGTTGATTCTGCAATTATTCGCCTCCTAAAGCGTCCGAAACCAGTAGTAGAAGTAACAGATGAGACATTCTTCTTTGAAGTAGTACGAGCAAGTTTTGCACAACGCCGTAAAACTTTAATGAATAATTTATCAAATAATTTAAATGGTTTCCCGAAAGATAAAGAGCTGTTGGATCGAATTTTAACAGAAGTAGGAATTGATCCAAAACGAAGAGGCGAAACGCTATCTATCGAAGAGTTTGCGACATTAAGTAATGCATTAGTTCTTCATAAGTTATCATAA
- the yabG gene encoding sporulation peptidase YabG encodes MALHVGELVERYSHNRDILFRIIEIKGEIAILFGEEIRLVADAPLEDLISIDQREHKKRAKREKETMERTYRLFQQDYVLMKQRHEHTSTGGYTSEVNYFQMPGRVLHIDGDPLYLRKCLDLYNKIGVPVQGIHCKETEMHEKVVDLIDHFRPDILVITGHDAYTKSKGVKGDLAAYRHSRHFVQAVREVRKKYPSLDQLVIFAGACQSHFEALIRAGANFASSPSRINIHALDPVYVVGKISFTSFMERVNVWDVVRNTITGEKGLGGIETRGILRTGLPFQHYEE; translated from the coding sequence ATGGCTTTACATGTTGGAGAATTAGTGGAACGATATTCTCATAATAGGGATATCCTTTTTCGTATTATAGAAATAAAAGGCGAGATAGCTATATTGTTTGGAGAGGAAATTAGATTAGTGGCAGATGCGCCACTTGAAGATTTAATTAGTATAGATCAACGAGAACATAAAAAGAGAGCAAAGCGTGAGAAAGAAACAATGGAGCGCACGTATCGTTTGTTTCAACAAGATTACGTATTAATGAAACAAAGGCATGAACACACTTCAACTGGTGGATATACAAGTGAAGTGAATTATTTTCAAATGCCAGGACGTGTATTGCACATAGATGGAGACCCGTTATATTTGCGCAAGTGCCTAGATTTATATAATAAAATTGGTGTTCCTGTACAAGGTATTCATTGTAAAGAAACGGAGATGCATGAAAAGGTAGTAGATTTAATAGACCATTTTCGGCCGGACATTTTAGTTATTACAGGGCACGATGCGTATACAAAATCAAAAGGAGTAAAGGGAGATTTAGCAGCATATAGGCATTCAAGGCATTTTGTACAGGCTGTCCGAGAAGTGCGAAAAAAATATCCATCATTAGATCAACTCGTTATTTTTGCTGGGGCATGTCAATCACACTTTGAAGCATTAATTCGAGCAGGCGCTAATTTTGCTAGTTCCCCATCTAGAATTAATATTCACGCACTAGACCCTGTATATGTGGTTGGTAAAATTAGTTTTACGTCATTTATGGAGCGAGTCAATGTATGGGATGTTGTACGTAATACGATTACTGGTGAAAAGGGACTTGGCGGGATTGAGACGAGGGGGATTTTACGAACTGGATTACCTTTTCAACATTACGAAGAATAA
- the veg gene encoding biofilm formation stimulator Veg: protein MSKRLDEIKSELDHHLGQRLMLKANSGRRKTVEQSGVLAETYRSVFVVQLDQQEDALQRVSYSYADVLTETVELTFYGEPHNEVIL from the coding sequence ATGTCAAAACGTTTAGATGAAATTAAAAGCGAATTAGATCACCATCTTGGACAGAGACTGATGTTAAAGGCAAACAGTGGGAGAAGAAAAACTGTAGAACAATCAGGTGTACTTGCAGAAACGTACCGTTCTGTTTTTGTTGTACAACTGGATCAACAAGAAGATGCGTTGCAACGTGTGTCGTATAGCTATGCGGATGTTTTAACAGAGACAGTAGAGTTAACATTTTATGGTGAACCTCATAATGAAGTGATTTTATAA
- the sspF gene encoding acid-soluble spore protein SspF has product MSRRRGVMSNQFKEELAKELGFYDVVQKEGWGGIRAKDAGNMVKRAIEIAEQQLMKQNQ; this is encoded by the coding sequence TTGAGTAGACGAAGAGGTGTCATGTCAAATCAATTTAAAGAAGAGCTTGCAAAAGAGCTAGGCTTTTATGATGTTGTTCAGAAAGAAGGATGGGGCGGAATTCGTGCGAAAGATGCTGGTAACATGGTGAAACGTGCTATAGAAATTGCAGAACAGCAATTAATGAAACAAAACCAGTAG